Proteins from one Cryptomeria japonica chromosome 4, Sugi_1.0, whole genome shotgun sequence genomic window:
- the LOC131061948 gene encoding UDP-glycosyltransferase 86A1-like, which yields MAAHAVLVPFPGRGHINPMMHLARKLASHGISVTFVLTEYWHKIITEAEDDDFSHAQKLGLDIQAALIPDCMVAGNMVDFFLSLSNMETHVSELLTNLKSSGTTPSCIVYDTFLRWAVPLAKRHALLSVALWPTSVTNFSIMYHSDLVGLQDCIDYIPGVPSLKPADLPSSILSPSPVSNEILQSIIDARDADWVVGNSFYALESKAIDALLHKTPVQSVGPLNMPSAHWGDGKGVSQCREWLDSKPARSVIYVSFGSFVQVPRAQIREIAMGLMQSGYCFVWALRPDKEASHVWEMLPVGYLEQCKEQGLVAPWFRQGEILSHPSVGGFFSHCGWNSIMESVSEGIPILGFPIGMDQFTNCKFLVDEWEFGLRGRSREDENRIIEAEEISRKVKVLMEGEESVRLRGVVERFRELAKEEVTNGLSATNLKLLADKLKEVKCPSK from the exons ATGGCTGCGCATGCAGTACTTGTCCCATTTCCAGGGCGAGGCCACATCAATCCCATGATGCATCTCGCCAGAAAGCTTGCCTCTCATGGAATCTCTGTTACTTTCGTGCTCACTGAGTATTGGCACAAAATCATCACAGAGGCCGAGGACGATGATTTCTCCCATGCCCAAAAGCTAGGCCTCGACATTCAGGCCGCCCTCATTCCAGACTGCATGGTGGCTGGTAACATGGTGGACTTTTTTCTGTCGCTCTCCAACATGGAAACTCATGTCAGCGAGCTTCTAACAAACCTCAAAAGCTCGGGAACCACCCCGTCCTGCATAGTGTATGACACTTTCCTCAGATGGGCGGTGCCCCTGGCGAAAAGACACGCTCTACTCTCTGTAGCACTGTGGCCAACATCCGTCACGAATTTCTCCATCATGTACCATTCGGACTTGG TTGGGTTGCAAGACTGCATAGATTATATTCCCGGTGTGCCCTCGTTAAAACCGGCGGATCTTCCAAGCTCGATTCTATCTCCTTCTCCTGTCAGCAACGAGATTTTGCAGAGTATTATAGATGCAAGAGACGCAGATTGGGTTGTTGGGAATTCTTTCTACGCCTTGGAAAGTAAAGCAATCGATGCCCTGCTTCACAAAACCCCTGTGCAGAGTGTGGGCCCCTTGAACATGCCCTCTGCCCACTGGGGAGACGGGAAGGGCGTTTCACAATGCAGAGAATGGCTGGATTCGAAACCGGCACGGTCGGTCATATACGTTTCCTTCGGTAGCTTTGTTCAGGTGCCAAGAGCTCAGATAAGGGAAATAGCAATGGGTCTTATGCAGAGCGGCTATTGTTTTGTGTGGGCACTTCGGCCAGATAAAGAGGCGTCTCATGTCTGGGAAATGTTGCCGGTTGGATATTTGGAGCAGTGCAAAGAGCAGGGGTTAGTTGCGCCCTGGTTTAGGCAAGGGGAGATTCTTTCACATCCTTCGGTAGGTGGGTTTTTCAGCCACTGTGGATGGAACTCCATTATGGAGAGCGTTTCAGAGGGTATTCCCATACTGGGATTTCCTATTGGGATGGATCAGTTTACAAATTGTAAGTTTCTTGTGGACGAATGGGAGTTCGGCTTGAGAGGCAGGAGTAGAGAGGATGAAAATAGGATTATAGAAGCGGAAGAGATTTCCAGAAAGGTGAAAGTGTTGATGGAAGGGGAGGAGAGCGTTAGATTGAGAGGAGTGGTTGAGAGATTTAGAGAGCTTGCCAAAGAGGAAGTCACCAACGGACTGTCTGCAACTAATCTGAAACTACTGGCCGACAAGTTGAAAGAGGTCAAATGCCCAAGTAAGTAA